The Streptomyces avermitilis MA-4680 = NBRC 14893 genome contains a region encoding:
- the rsfS gene encoding ribosome silencing factor, translated as MTATDRSLELINTAAQAAADKLAHDIIAYDVSDVLSITDAFLLASAPNDRQVKSIVDEIEERLNKELGVKPVRREGDREARWVLLDYVDIVVHVQHSEERVFYALERLWKDCPELALPADAQATRGKAAEHAKLQDAEEAAELDGELR; from the coding sequence GTGACCGCCACGGACCGCTCTCTGGAGCTCATCAATACCGCCGCGCAGGCGGCCGCCGACAAGCTCGCGCACGACATCATCGCGTATGACGTCAGCGACGTACTGTCGATCACGGACGCCTTCCTGCTGGCCTCCGCCCCCAACGACCGCCAGGTCAAGTCGATCGTCGACGAGATCGAGGAGCGCCTGAACAAGGAGCTCGGCGTCAAGCCCGTCCGCCGCGAGGGCGACCGCGAAGCCCGCTGGGTGCTGCTCGACTACGTCGACATCGTGGTGCACGTCCAGCACAGCGAGGAGCGCGTCTTCTACGCACTGGAGCGGCTGTGGAAGGACTGCCCCGAGCTGGCGCTGCCCGCCGACGCCCAGGCGACGCGCGGCAAGGCCGCCGAGCACGCCAAGCTCCAGGACGCGGAGGAGGCCGCCGAACTGGATGGTGAGCTCCGGTGA
- a CDS encoding M48 family metallopeptidase — protein MSDDSHEHNGHENVPSRQRRRFAGISSRAYEHPADRSALVALRKLSGFDTVFKALSGLLPERSLRLLFLSDSVRVSDAQFAHLNDMLRDACYILDLEKVPPMYVNQDPQPNAMCIGLDEPIIVVTTGLVELLDEEEMRAVIGHEVGHALSGHSVYRTILLFLTSLALRVAWIPLGSLAIMAIVTALREWFRKSELSADRAGLLVGQDLRASMRGLMKIAGGNHLHEMNVDAFLAQAEEYEAGGDLRDSVLKILNVLPRSHPFTTVRAAELKKWGESRDYQRIMDGHYPRRTEDKDASVSDSFRQSAASYASDVKNSKDPLMKLVSDIAGGAGDLGGRVRRGFGGFAGSSPGDAGGSAQDAPPHDAHPDDESPNGNG, from the coding sequence ATGTCCGACGACAGCCATGAGCACAACGGGCACGAGAACGTGCCGAGCAGGCAGCGCAGGCGCTTTGCGGGGATCTCCTCGCGCGCGTACGAACATCCGGCCGACCGATCGGCGCTTGTCGCCCTGCGTAAGCTCAGCGGCTTCGACACGGTCTTCAAGGCACTCAGCGGTCTGCTGCCCGAGCGCAGCCTTCGGCTGCTGTTCCTGTCCGACTCCGTACGGGTCTCGGACGCACAGTTCGCGCACCTCAACGACATGCTGCGGGACGCCTGTTACATCCTGGACCTGGAGAAGGTCCCGCCGATGTACGTCAACCAGGACCCACAGCCGAACGCGATGTGCATCGGCCTGGACGAGCCGATCATCGTCGTCACGACCGGGCTCGTCGAGCTGCTGGACGAGGAGGAGATGCGGGCGGTCATCGGCCACGAGGTGGGCCACGCGCTGTCCGGCCACTCGGTGTACCGCACGATCCTGCTCTTCCTGACGAGCCTGGCGCTGCGGGTGGCGTGGATCCCGCTGGGCAGCCTCGCGATCATGGCCATCGTGACGGCCCTGCGCGAGTGGTTCCGCAAGTCGGAGCTGTCCGCGGACCGCGCGGGTCTGCTGGTCGGCCAGGATCTGCGGGCCTCGATGCGCGGTCTGATGAAGATCGCGGGCGGCAACCACCTGCACGAGATGAACGTGGACGCGTTCCTCGCGCAGGCCGAGGAGTACGAGGCCGGAGGTGACCTGCGCGACTCCGTGCTGAAGATCCTCAACGTCCTCCCCCGTTCGCACCCCTTCACCACGGTCCGGGCCGCCGAGCTGAAGAAGTGGGGCGAATCCCGCGACTACCAGCGGATCATGGACGGTCACTACCCGCGCCGGACCGAGGACAAGGACGCCTCGGTCAGCGACTCCTTCCGGCAGTCGGCGGCCAGCTACGCCAGCGACGTGAAGAACTCCAAGGACCCGCTGATGAAGCTGGTCAGCGACATCGCGGGCGGCGCGGGCGACCTCGGCGGACGGGTACGGCGCGGCTTCGGCGGCTTCGCCGGCAGCTCCCCCGGGGACGCGGGTGGCTCCGCCCAGGACGCCCCGCCCCACGACGCCCACCCGGACGACGAGAGCCCCAACGGCAACGGCTGA
- a CDS encoding helix-turn-helix transcriptional regulator: protein MTTTQRRRPELAAFLRSRRARVTPADVGMPPGFRRRTPGLRREEVAQLSGVGVTWYTWLEQGRPINASPQVLDAVARTLRLDHPEREHLYHLAEVPYEPGPAGLAQQIEPEIQDIIDALDPHPAVVYNSRYDVLATNPAYRDLFVVPATIEVAAPNVLWTLFSVPEKDCPVVYRDKELPVMVATLRSSYGRHVGEPAWEDFIRGLSAVSPYFAELWASGEVIPPGPRVKTFRHAAVGELRMTSVSLSINGLPECRIVAYTPEDADARRKVAVLRERREKLWPPSDGHRTETAIADAG from the coding sequence ATGACCACGACACAACGCCGCAGGCCGGAGCTGGCGGCCTTTCTGCGGAGCAGGCGGGCCCGGGTGACACCGGCCGACGTGGGCATGCCGCCGGGCTTCCGGCGCCGCACACCGGGGCTGCGCCGCGAGGAGGTCGCGCAGCTCTCCGGCGTGGGCGTCACCTGGTACACCTGGCTGGAGCAGGGCCGCCCGATCAACGCGTCGCCGCAGGTCCTGGACGCGGTGGCACGCACGCTGCGCCTGGACCATCCCGAGCGCGAGCATCTGTACCACCTGGCGGAGGTGCCCTACGAGCCGGGCCCGGCAGGCCTCGCACAGCAGATCGAGCCGGAGATCCAGGACATCATCGACGCCCTCGACCCTCACCCGGCCGTCGTCTACAACTCGCGCTACGACGTCCTCGCCACCAACCCCGCCTACCGCGACCTGTTCGTGGTGCCGGCGACGATCGAGGTCGCCGCGCCGAACGTGCTGTGGACACTGTTCAGCGTCCCCGAGAAGGACTGCCCGGTGGTGTACCGGGACAAGGAGCTGCCGGTGATGGTGGCCACATTGCGCTCCTCGTACGGCAGACATGTCGGCGAGCCCGCCTGGGAGGACTTCATACGCGGGCTGTCGGCCGTCAGCCCGTACTTCGCCGAGCTGTGGGCGAGCGGTGAGGTGATCCCGCCGGGGCCGCGGGTGAAGACGTTCCGGCACGCGGCGGTGGGCGAGCTGCGGATGACCTCGGTGTCGCTGTCGATCAACGGACTGCCGGAGTGCCGGATCGTGGCGTACACGCCGGAGGACGCGGACGCGCGCAGGAAGGTGGCGGTGCTCCGGGAGCGCAGGGAGAAGCTGTGGCCGCCCTCCGACGGCCACCGTACGGAGACCGCGATTGCCGACGCTGGGTGA
- a CDS encoding LCP family protein — MNDRYDGYAGGDQYELVGYDEFGQPVYRQVPSQPHQGYEPYAGQQQQQQQQQQQQGYGYDPYANGGQQPSPSYDTGQQQPVSSYDTGQQQPVSPYDTGQQQAVPPYDSYDPYGTASTGTAYDPYGRTATGGQQPRVAEQTAYIPQQAGPAESGTGGGTRSAQAAPDGGPESDGRADRDDGTEQFAFVEEPDGDSEDVIDWLKFTENRTERREEAKRRARSRVVALVVVLALVAVGGVGYLWYAGKLPGTSSDAKTGTATATGAQKRDVVVVHLHNTKGGGTSTALLVNNTTTKQGATVLLPNSLALTGEDGTATTLAKSVDDDGSSDTRDEIDTVLGTDIEGTWRLDTPYLNNLVELVGNIDIDTDTDVPDPDSKKKGTAPLVQKGDDQTLSGKMAVAYATYRASGESQNAQVERFGQVMQAVLRKLSSDAQAATTTVQTLAQILDPSLSDKDLGTFLAKLADHAKGGDYKTALLPVQADGTLSTTDSVVKDLLGGTVKSPQAGDAVRVGIKNATGNKDATEKARVVLVNGGYTFVEAGTGTAQTLSRITYADAADKANAIEVAKTLGLPTSSVKKGSVTSNANVSVILGQDYQVSGSTG, encoded by the coding sequence GTGAACGACCGATACGACGGATACGCGGGCGGCGACCAGTACGAGCTCGTCGGCTACGACGAGTTCGGGCAGCCTGTGTACCGGCAGGTGCCGTCGCAGCCCCACCAGGGGTACGAACCGTACGCCGGGCAGCAGCAGCAGCAACAACAGCAGCAGCAGCAACAGGGATACGGCTACGACCCGTACGCGAACGGCGGTCAGCAGCCCTCGCCCTCGTACGACACCGGTCAGCAGCAGCCTGTGTCGTCCTATGACACCGGTCAACAACAACCTGTGTCTCCTTATGACACCGGTCAGCAGCAGGCCGTCCCTCCGTACGACTCCTACGACCCGTACGGCACCGCCTCCACGGGGACCGCGTACGACCCCTACGGGCGGACCGCGACCGGCGGGCAGCAGCCGCGGGTCGCCGAGCAGACCGCGTACATCCCGCAGCAGGCGGGTCCGGCGGAGAGCGGAACGGGGGGCGGTACGCGGTCCGCGCAGGCCGCGCCCGACGGCGGGCCGGAGAGTGACGGCCGCGCCGACCGTGACGACGGCACCGAGCAGTTCGCCTTCGTCGAGGAGCCCGACGGCGACTCCGAAGACGTCATCGACTGGCTGAAGTTCACCGAGAACCGCACCGAACGACGCGAGGAGGCCAAGCGCCGTGCCCGCAGCCGGGTCGTCGCCCTGGTCGTGGTCCTCGCCCTGGTGGCGGTCGGCGGGGTCGGCTACCTCTGGTACGCGGGCAAGCTTCCCGGCACGTCCTCGGACGCCAAGACCGGGACGGCGACGGCCACGGGCGCCCAGAAGCGCGACGTGGTCGTCGTCCACCTGCACAACACCAAGGGCGGCGGCACCTCCACCGCACTCCTCGTCAACAACACCACCACCAAGCAGGGTGCCACCGTCCTGCTGCCCAACTCCCTTGCCCTGACGGGCGAGGACGGCACCGCGACCACGCTCGCCAAGTCCGTCGACGACGACGGCTCGTCCGACACCCGCGACGAGATCGACACCGTCCTCGGCACCGACATCGAGGGCACCTGGCGTCTCGACACCCCGTACCTCAACAACCTCGTCGAACTCGTCGGCAACATCGACATCGACACCGACACCGATGTGCCCGACCCCGACTCCAAGAAGAAGGGCACCGCGCCCCTCGTGCAGAAGGGCGACGACCAGACTCTCAGCGGCAAGATGGCGGTCGCCTACGCCACCTACCGCGCCTCCGGCGAGTCCCAGAACGCCCAGGTGGAGCGGTTCGGCCAGGTCATGCAGGCCGTCCTGCGCAAGCTGTCCTCCGACGCACAGGCCGCCACGACCACCGTGCAGACGCTCGCCCAGATCCTCGACCCGTCCCTGAGCGACAAGGACCTCGGAACCTTCCTCGCCAAGCTCGCCGACCACGCCAAGGGCGGCGACTACAAGACCGCGCTGCTGCCGGTCCAGGCCGACGGCACCCTCAGCACCACCGACAGCGTGGTCAAGGACCTGCTCGGCGGCACCGTGAAGAGCCCCCAGGCCGGCGACGCCGTCCGGGTCGGCATCAAGAACGCCACCGGCAACAAGGACGCCACCGAGAAGGCCCGCGTCGTCCTGGTCAACGGCGGCTACACCTTCGTCGAGGCCGGCACCGGCACCGCCCAGACCCTGTCCCGGATCACCTACGCGGACGCCGCCGACAAGGCGAACGCGATCGAGGTCGCCAAGACCCTGGGCCTGCCCACCAGCTCGGTGAAGAAGGGCAGCGTCACGTCGAACGCCAACGTCTCGGTGATCCTCGGCCAGGACTACCAGGTGAGCGGCTCCACGGGATGA
- the nadD gene encoding nicotinate-nucleotide adenylyltransferase, which yields MGEQDMPTGPASGTVHGARRGPGNGPSNPGKRRLGVMGGTFDPIHHGHLVAASEVAAQFHLDEVVFVPTGQPWQKTDRKVTPAEDRYLMTVIATAENPQFSVSRIDIDRGGPTYTTDTLRDLSALNPDTDIFFITGADALGQILTWRYTEELFSLAHFIGVTRPGHTLADPGLPEGGVSLVEVPALAISSTDCRARVANGAPVWYLVPDGVVRYIDKRELYRGE from the coding sequence ATGGGAGAGCAGGACATGCCTACCGGTCCGGCGAGTGGCACGGTGCACGGCGCGCGGCGCGGCCCGGGCAACGGCCCGTCGAATCCGGGCAAGCGCCGCCTCGGCGTCATGGGCGGAACGTTTGACCCGATCCACCACGGGCACCTCGTGGCGGCCAGCGAGGTCGCCGCGCAGTTCCACCTCGACGAGGTGGTCTTCGTGCCGACCGGACAGCCGTGGCAGAAGACCGACCGCAAGGTCACCCCGGCCGAGGACCGCTATCTGATGACGGTCATCGCGACCGCCGAGAACCCGCAGTTCTCGGTCAGCCGCATCGACATCGACCGCGGCGGCCCGACCTACACCACGGACACCCTGCGCGATCTGAGCGCCCTCAACCCCGACACGGACATCTTCTTCATCACGGGCGCCGACGCGCTCGGCCAGATCCTCACCTGGCGGTACACGGAAGAGCTGTTCTCCCTCGCGCACTTCATCGGGGTCACCCGCCCCGGCCACACCCTGGCCGACCCGGGTCTGCCCGAGGGGGGCGTCTCGCTCGTCGAGGTCCCGGCGCTCGCCATCTCGTCCACGGACTGCCGTGCGAGGGTCGCCAACGGCGCCCCCGTCTGGTATCTGGTGCCGGACGGTGTGGTGCGCTACATCGACAAGCGTGAGCTGTACCGCGGCGAGTGA
- a CDS encoding glutamate-5-semialdehyde dehydrogenase: protein MTTLSPYDSMTPVTQAAYRAKAAAADLAPLPRAEKDDALLAIADALEVRTSEIVAANAKDVERAREAGTSEAIIDRLTLTPERVRAIAADVRDVVALPDPVGEVVRGSTLPNGIDLRQVRVPLGVVGIIYEARPNVTVDAAALCLKSGNAVLLRGSASAYESNTALVRVLRDAVGGAGLPADAVQLVPGESRDSVRELMRARGLVDVLIPRGGASLIRTVVEESTVPVIETGTGNCHVYVDAQADLDMAVDILINSKAQRPSVCNSAETLLVHQDIAAEFLPRALDALADAGVTVHADERVLAYAKDSKATVVEATTEDWDTEYLSYDIAAAVVDSLDRAVAHIRLWSSGHTEAIVTTSQQAARRFTQLVDSTTVAVNASTRFTDGGEFGFGAEIGISTQKLHARGPMGLPELTSTKYIVTGDGHVRR from the coding sequence ATGACCACGCTTTCGCCGTACGACTCCATGACCCCGGTCACCCAGGCCGCCTACCGCGCCAAGGCCGCCGCCGCGGACCTCGCGCCGCTGCCGCGGGCCGAGAAGGACGACGCGCTGCTCGCCATCGCGGACGCGCTGGAAGTCCGTACGAGCGAAATCGTCGCCGCCAACGCCAAGGACGTCGAGCGGGCCCGTGAGGCCGGCACCAGCGAGGCCATCATCGACCGGCTCACGCTCACCCCGGAGCGGGTGCGCGCGATCGCCGCGGACGTGCGCGACGTCGTGGCGCTGCCCGACCCGGTCGGTGAGGTCGTCCGCGGCTCCACCCTCCCCAACGGCATCGACCTGCGCCAGGTCCGCGTGCCGCTCGGCGTCGTCGGGATCATCTACGAGGCCCGGCCGAACGTGACCGTCGACGCGGCCGCGCTCTGCCTGAAGTCCGGCAACGCCGTGCTGCTGCGGGGCTCGGCGTCCGCGTACGAGTCGAACACCGCCCTCGTACGCGTCCTGCGCGACGCGGTCGGCGGGGCGGGGCTGCCCGCCGACGCCGTGCAGCTCGTGCCCGGCGAGAGCCGCGACTCCGTACGCGAGCTGATGCGCGCCCGCGGCCTGGTCGACGTGCTCATCCCGCGCGGCGGCGCCTCCCTGATCCGCACGGTCGTCGAGGAGTCCACGGTCCCGGTCATCGAGACCGGCACCGGAAACTGCCACGTGTACGTCGACGCGCAGGCCGACCTCGACATGGCGGTCGACATCCTGATCAACTCCAAGGCGCAGCGGCCCAGCGTCTGCAACTCCGCCGAGACGCTCCTGGTCCACCAGGACATCGCCGCCGAGTTCCTGCCGCGCGCCCTGGACGCCCTCGCGGACGCCGGGGTCACCGTGCACGCCGACGAGCGCGTGCTGGCATACGCCAAGGACTCCAAGGCCACCGTCGTCGAGGCGACGACCGAGGACTGGGACACCGAGTACCTGTCGTACGACATCGCCGCCGCCGTCGTCGACTCGCTCGACAGGGCCGTGGCGCACATCCGGCTGTGGAGCTCCGGGCACACCGAGGCGATCGTCACCACCTCGCAGCAGGCCGCGCGCCGCTTCACCCAGTTGGTCGACTCGACGACGGTGGCCGTGAACGCGTCCACGCGCTTCACGGACGGCGGCGAGTTCGGCTTCGGCGCGGAGATCGGCATCTCCACGCAGAAGCTGCACGCCCGGGGCCCGATGGGGCTGCCGGAGCTGACCAGCACGAAGTACATCGTGACCGGGGACGGTCACGTACGGCGCTGA
- a CDS encoding glycosyltransferase 87 family protein — MTLIDLPRVCRRTPVALGACLLSFTAFWIAQRAAHVSMIDLMVYRAEGATVRAGGDLYTLRTTSARLPATYPPFAALLFTPLTVLDPADLRTLATAGNLALLVLFVWLTLRIVGHARVETLWWVSAAAVWCEPVWTTLRYGQINLLLAVLVLWDLARGPGQRWAGAGIGIAAAVKLTPALFAVFLLATGVMAHTRQRSGGPWLRHARAAAATFAGATLLGAAVLPYDSWRFWTRVVFQTGRAGLAEDTANQSLRGVLARLLHTPEPGLWWAAVAAVAGAAGLAVAVAAELRGQRAWAVTACGMTALLVSPVSWSHHWVWCVPMAVVLATLNGAFVLGAALVFCSYALWWVPHGAGRLELHQSGAELTLSALYGGTAFVFLSLVGGALGRTPRSDQAVAKE, encoded by the coding sequence ATGACCTTGATCGACCTCCCCCGGGTGTGCCGCCGTACGCCCGTCGCCCTGGGGGCGTGCCTGCTGTCGTTCACGGCGTTCTGGATCGCGCAGCGGGCCGCACACGTGTCGATGATCGACCTGATGGTGTACCGGGCCGAGGGCGCGACGGTACGCGCGGGCGGCGACCTCTACACGCTGCGTACGACCTCGGCCCGGTTGCCCGCCACATACCCGCCCTTCGCCGCGCTGCTGTTCACCCCGCTGACGGTGCTGGACCCGGCGGACCTGCGCACCCTGGCGACGGCGGGGAACCTCGCGCTCCTGGTGCTGTTCGTGTGGCTCACCCTGCGCATCGTCGGCCACGCACGCGTGGAGACCCTCTGGTGGGTCTCGGCGGCGGCGGTGTGGTGCGAGCCGGTGTGGACGACACTGCGGTACGGGCAGATCAATCTGCTGCTCGCCGTGCTGGTGCTGTGGGACCTGGCCCGGGGGCCCGGGCAGCGTTGGGCCGGAGCCGGTATCGGCATCGCGGCTGCGGTCAAACTGACGCCCGCGCTGTTCGCCGTGTTCCTGCTGGCCACCGGAGTGATGGCGCACACAAGGCAGCGCTCCGGAGGGCCGTGGCTGCGGCACGCGCGTGCCGCGGCCGCCACGTTCGCCGGGGCGACGCTGCTGGGGGCCGCCGTCCTGCCGTACGACTCCTGGCGTTTCTGGACCCGCGTGGTGTTCCAGACGGGTCGGGCCGGGCTCGCCGAGGACACCGCGAACCAGTCGCTGCGCGGAGTCCTCGCGCGGCTGCTGCACACGCCCGAGCCGGGCCTGTGGTGGGCCGCGGTCGCGGCCGTGGCGGGTGCGGCGGGCCTCGCCGTCGCGGTGGCCGCGGAGCTGCGCGGCCAGCGGGCCTGGGCGGTCACCGCCTGCGGGATGACGGCACTGCTCGTCAGCCCGGTGTCGTGGTCGCACCACTGGGTGTGGTGCGTACCCATGGCGGTGGTTCTCGCGACGCTGAACGGGGCGTTCGTCCTCGGTGCGGCACTGGTCTTCTGCTCGTACGCCCTGTGGTGGGTGCCGCACGGCGCCGGACGACTCGAACTGCACCAGAGCGGAGCCGAGTTGACGTTGTCGGCCCTCTACGGAGGAACGGCTTTCGTCTTCCTGTCCCTCGTGGGGGGCGCGCTCGGACGCACGCCCCGCTCGGATCAGGCGGTCGCGAAGGAGTAG
- a CDS encoding histidine phosphatase family protein gives MSSGVGPDAGKKPGRGRRVILWRHGQTSWNVERRFQGTTDVELTETGVGQARRAARLLASLKPDAIVASDLRRAAATATELAALTGLDVTHDEGLRETYAGVWQGLTHEEIIAQFGDQYAAWKRGEPVRRGGGELETEVADRAAPVVLRHAEKLPEDGTLVVVSHGGTIRTTIGRLLGLESHHWEGLGGLSNCCWSVLGEGARGWRLLEHNAGTLPEPVLGDDD, from the coding sequence GTGAGCAGCGGCGTGGGTCCTGACGCCGGGAAGAAGCCGGGCCGGGGCCGCCGCGTCATCCTGTGGCGGCACGGCCAGACGTCCTGGAACGTGGAGCGCCGCTTCCAGGGCACCACGGACGTCGAGCTCACCGAGACCGGCGTCGGCCAGGCCCGCCGAGCCGCCCGGCTGCTGGCCTCCCTGAAGCCGGACGCGATCGTGGCGTCCGACCTCAGGCGCGCCGCCGCCACGGCCACCGAGCTGGCCGCGCTCACGGGTCTCGATGTCACCCACGACGAGGGTCTGCGCGAGACCTACGCCGGCGTCTGGCAGGGGTTGACGCACGAGGAGATCATCGCCCAGTTCGGGGACCAGTACGCCGCCTGGAAGCGCGGGGAGCCGGTCCGCCGCGGCGGCGGCGAACTGGAGACCGAGGTGGCCGACCGCGCGGCCCCCGTCGTGCTGCGGCACGCCGAGAAGCTCCCCGAGGACGGCACGCTCGTGGTGGTCAGCCACGGCGGCACCATCCGCACCACCATCGGACGCCTCCTCGGCCTGGAGTCCCACCACTGGGAGGGCCTGGGCGGCCTCTCCAACTGCTGCTGGTCGGTGCTCGGTGAGGGCGCCCGGGGCTGGCGCCTGCTGGAGCACAACGCGGGCACGCTGCCGGAGCCGGTGCTCGGCGACGACGACTGA
- a CDS encoding MFS transporter produces the protein MLAAQFMAMLDVFIVNVAVPTIGSELHASGAGLQLVIAGYSITYAVLLITGARLGDLLGHRRVHLAGLALFTAASLACGLAQGTGELIAFRLVQGAGSAAMIPQVLSLIQRNFTGEARARALGAYSAVLATGAAAGQVLGGLLVSADLFGTGWRPVFLVNVPVGIVLLAAGSRVLPRGDARALERSRGLDLPGLVLLAAAVSLFTVPLVLGQEEDWPLWSWLSLAAAAVFFVLFCGYESRLARRGGAPLIAPRVLRHPGIGLAVLRLIAVMAVNAGFLFALTLHVQGGLGYSALHAGLTFAPTAVVFGLVGLTWRSWPASWQGALIPTGFAVAALSMAGVGWSLHGGGDGGMRLYAAFAGVGVGLALGFSPTLTTALATVRPEDAADASGLLATVTQLGQLIGIAAFGTLFLNRLESLGAPGAYTSADALLVCMYALAGTAATGAVSGLVRRRR, from the coding sequence GTGCTCGCGGCCCAGTTCATGGCCATGCTCGACGTGTTCATCGTGAACGTCGCCGTACCCACGATCGGTTCCGAACTCCACGCCTCCGGCGCCGGACTGCAACTGGTGATCGCCGGATACTCCATCACGTACGCCGTCCTGCTGATCACCGGCGCCCGCCTCGGCGACCTGCTCGGCCACCGCCGCGTCCATCTCGCCGGTCTCGCGCTGTTCACGGCCGCCTCGCTGGCCTGCGGACTGGCCCAGGGCACGGGGGAGTTGATCGCCTTCCGTCTCGTGCAGGGCGCCGGATCGGCCGCGATGATCCCGCAGGTGCTCAGCCTGATCCAGCGCAACTTCACCGGCGAGGCACGGGCCCGGGCGCTCGGCGCCTACTCCGCCGTCCTCGCCACCGGCGCCGCCGCCGGGCAGGTGCTGGGCGGCCTCCTCGTCAGCGCCGACCTGTTCGGCACCGGCTGGCGGCCGGTGTTCCTCGTCAACGTGCCCGTCGGCATCGTGCTCCTGGCCGCCGGCAGCCGCGTACTGCCGCGGGGCGACGCCCGGGCCCTGGAGCGTTCGCGCGGGCTCGACCTGCCCGGTCTGGTGCTGCTCGCCGCCGCCGTCTCGCTGTTCACCGTGCCGCTGGTGCTCGGCCAGGAGGAGGACTGGCCGCTGTGGTCCTGGCTGTCGCTCGCCGCGGCCGCTGTGTTCTTCGTCCTGTTCTGCGGGTACGAGTCCCGGCTCGCCCGGCGCGGCGGGGCGCCGCTGATCGCTCCGAGGGTGCTGCGTCACCCCGGCATCGGCCTGGCGGTCCTCCGGCTCATCGCCGTGATGGCGGTCAACGCCGGGTTCCTGTTCGCGCTCACGCTGCACGTCCAGGGCGGTCTCGGCTACAGCGCGCTGCACGCCGGGCTGACCTTCGCGCCGACCGCGGTGGTCTTCGGCCTGGTGGGTCTGACCTGGCGCAGCTGGCCGGCCTCCTGGCAGGGCGCCCTGATCCCGACCGGCTTCGCGGTCGCCGCGCTCTCCATGGCCGGCGTGGGCTGGTCGCTGCACGGCGGCGGAGACGGCGGAATGCGGCTGTACGCGGCCTTCGCGGGCGTCGGGGTCGGCCTGGCGCTCGGTTTCAGCCCCACGCTCACCACGGCGCTCGCCACCGTGCGGCCCGAGGACGCGGCAGACGCCAGCGGACTGCTCGCCACGGTCACCCAGCTCGGTCAGCTGATCGGCATCGCGGCCTTCGGCACACTGTTCTTGAACCGGCTTGAGTCACTTGGGGCACCTGGGGCGTATACCTCTGCGGACGCGCTCCTCGTGTGCATGTACGCGCTGGCCGGGACGGCCGCGACGGGTGCCGTGTCCGGACTGGTACGAAGGCGTCGCTGA